GCCGTGAGCCTGGAACTGCAACCTTATGAATCTTTTGCGCTGTTAATTCATCAGGAGGGGTAATGAGCGAAGCATCGACGCAGGTAAAAGGCCGCTGGTGGAAAGAGGCGACGGCCTACCAGATTTATCCGCGCAGCTTTAAAGACAGCAACGGCGACGGCATTGGCGATCTTAACGGCATTATCGAAAAGCTCGATTACCTGAAAGATCTGGGTATCGATCTTATCTGGATCTGCCCGATGTATCCGTCGCCCAACGACGATAACGGGTACGACATCAGCGACTATCAGGGGATCATGGCGGAGTTCGGCACCATGGCCGATTTCGACCGGCTGCTGGAGGGCGTGCATCAGCGCGGCATGCGGCTGATCCTCGACCTGGTGGTGAATCATACCTCTGACGAGCACCCGTGGTTTCTCGAATCGCGCGCCTCGACGGATAACCCCAAACGCGACTGGTATATCTGGCGTGACGGCAAAAACGGGGCGGAGCCGAATAACTGGGAATCGATTTTCAGCGGCTCGGCCTGGAAGCGTGATGACGTGACCGGTCAGTATTTCATGCATCTGTTCAGCAGCCGCCAGCCCGATCTTAACTGGGAAAACCACGAGATGCGGGCCGCCGTCTACGACATGATGCGCTGGTGGCTGGATAAAGGCATCGACGGGTTTCGCATCGACGCCATCGCGCATATGAAAAAGGAACCGACGTTAAGCGACGTGCCCAACCCGGAAAAACTGCCCTATGCGCCGTCGATGGTGTCGCACCTCAATTACGACGGTCTGCTCGATTATGTGGACGATATCTGCCGCAACGTCTTTAACCACTACGACATCGTCACGGTGGGCGAGATGAACGGGCTGGACGCCGCTCACGCGGAAGAGTGGGTGGGCGAAAACCGCGGACGGCTCAATATGGTGTTTCAGTTCGAGCATGTCCGGCTCTGGGAGCCGCAGGCGGGCCTGCGCCCGACGCCCGCCGTGCTGCGTAACATCTTCACCGCCTGGCAGCAGGCGCTGGAAGGCAAAGGCTGGAACGCGCTCTATGTGGAAAACCACGACGTGACGCGCGTGGTGTCGCGCTGGGGCGATACCGAGCGTCACTGGCGCGAAAGCGCGACCTGCATCGCGGCGATGTATTTTCTGATGCAGGGCACGCCGTTTATCTACCAGGGCCAGGAGATCGGCATGACCAATACGCGCTTTGCGAGCCTTGATGATTTTGACGACGTCTCGGCCCATAACAAAGCGCGCGATTTGCGGGATCAGGGGATGAGCGAAGAGGAGATTGTCGAATTCCTGACGCGCACCGGGCGCGATAACTCCCGCACGCCGATGCAGTGGGACGCGTCGCCGTATGCGGGCTTCAGCACCCATGAACCCTGGCTGAAGGTGAATCCGAACTACGAGATGATCAACGTTGAAAGCCAGCAGCACGATCCGCATTCGGTGCTGAACTTTTATCGGCAGATGATCCACCTGCGAAAGCGCGAGCCGGCGCTGATTTACGGGCGCTATGAGACGCTGCTTGACGATCACGAACAGATTTACGCCTACCGCCGCGTGCTGGGCGATGAACAGGTAGTGGTGCTGTGTAATTTCTCCGGCAAAGCCGCGGAATATGATGCAGGGGCGCTGTCGCTCGACGGCGCGTTCTGCGTACTGGCGAATCTCGGCGACACGCAGGAGCCGCACCGGTTACGCGCCTGGGAAACGCGGGTGTACAAACAGGCGTCGTGAAGGATTTCAGGATGTGACGTAACAGTCTTTTTTGCGAGACAGATCGCGCCACAATGGCGCGATTTTTTTACATGGACGCAAATGATGATTCGTAAAACAACTCTGGTCGCGCTGGCGCTGCTGGCGATGTGGTATGCGTCGCCTGCGGCGGCGGCGCTCAGCGATGATAAAGTTAAAGAGCAGATTATTCAGGAGTCGATAGACGATTATTCCGGCAACTGCCCGTGCCCCTATAACACGATGCGTAATGGCCGTGCCTGCGGCGGGCGCAGCGCCTGGAGCCGGGAAGGCGGCGCTTCGCCAGTCTGCTATAAACGCGAGGTGACGGCG
This DNA window, taken from Cronobacter universalis NCTC 9529, encodes the following:
- a CDS encoding glycoside hydrolase family 13 protein encodes the protein MSEASTQVKGRWWKEATAYQIYPRSFKDSNGDGIGDLNGIIEKLDYLKDLGIDLIWICPMYPSPNDDNGYDISDYQGIMAEFGTMADFDRLLEGVHQRGMRLILDLVVNHTSDEHPWFLESRASTDNPKRDWYIWRDGKNGAEPNNWESIFSGSAWKRDDVTGQYFMHLFSSRQPDLNWENHEMRAAVYDMMRWWLDKGIDGFRIDAIAHMKKEPTLSDVPNPEKLPYAPSMVSHLNYDGLLDYVDDICRNVFNHYDIVTVGEMNGLDAAHAEEWVGENRGRLNMVFQFEHVRLWEPQAGLRPTPAVLRNIFTAWQQALEGKGWNALYVENHDVTRVVSRWGDTERHWRESATCIAAMYFLMQGTPFIYQGQEIGMTNTRFASLDDFDDVSAHNKARDLRDQGMSEEEIVEFLTRTGRDNSRTPMQWDASPYAGFSTHEPWLKVNPNYEMINVESQQHDPHSVLNFYRQMIHLRKREPALIYGRYETLLDDHEQIYAYRRVLGDEQVVVLCNFSGKAAEYDAGALSLDGAFCVLANLGDTQEPHRLRAWETRVYKQAS